The DNA segment GTAATAGGATGCGGATGCGACTGAAACGCGAGCGTGTCGCCAACTGTTGGACGGCATCGACGAAGGGAGGCGTGTCAAAGATCTGCGGATCGAGTGTTCGAGTAAAGATCGACAGGTGGCGCTTTGCCTGCCTTACCATGCATGTGGCATGTGCCTGGTGATCTTCAACGGTATGCAGATGGAAGAGTTCAGGGGTCTTGCCAAGCTGAGCCAGAAACAGCTCTTCAGCCATGTCCTGGTTGAATGAGAGCACCATCTTCTGATGTTCTATACCGGCCTCCATGAAGTGATCCCCGTCAGCGGTGAAACCTGCTTTGGCATAGAAGGGCTCTGCACTGGTCTGGGCATGCAGGAAGAGGCTCTGCAAGCCGATTGAGTCGGCATGTTGAATCAGGGTTAACAACAACGCCGTACCAATCCCCTGATTGCGCCATTCCGGGAGTACTGCCATGCGCCCGATCTGTCCATTACCCAGCAGGCGTGCGGTTGCTATGGGGCGTTGCGCTTGATCCAATGCGAGCAGATGATAGGCCATCATATCGTCGTCATCCCACTCCATGGCCTGTGGGACACCCTGTTCCTCTACGAAAACTGGCTCCCTGACCTGGCGCAGTAACTCCCGCTCCTCGGGCCATTTCGCCTTTCTTATAGTGTAGTCACTCTGTGTCATCGCCAAATTGCAGATGTCCGTCGTTGTAGAGTCGGCACAGCAGGGAGAGATAGACCGGTTGTTCCAACCACTCCTGCAGATAGCCGAAATGGAGTACACGATAGTGGCTAAGGACCGGCAGAAAATCACCGGTGTCACTGGGTAGAGTATAGTCTTGGCCATTCACATACAAGGTGTCGTAGCCGTCATGTTCATTGCGACTGAAGGCCATGCGGGCGTAGTGGTGACGGTGGATAACAGCCTGCTCACGAAAGCGATTATGAAAGGCCTTTTCATTCAGTGGCTTCGTGCGTGGGTAGATCTGCAGATGCTCCTTCGCTTCGGTTACGAAGCGGCCAAACCAACGATCGTTTTGCCGGCCTCTATGCAGACACTCTTCAAGCAGTGCCTTGAATTCATCCAGGGAGGAGGGGAGTATCTCGCCAGGGGCGGTCTGAGGTTTCAGGGGTGGATCCCGATAGCGCTGTGGTGGCATGCGATCATCAAGCGCGGCCTCGAACCAGGCAGTCGCCATCTCATGCATCGAGGGTGCGCGAAAACCCACCGAACAGGTCATGCACTCGCCCTCGGCTATCCCCCAATGGGCCACATTGGGTGGTAGGTAGAGCATGTCCCCTGGCTCAAGCAGCCACTCCTGTTCCGCTTCGAACTCCGGCAGGATACGCAGTTCGAGGTCGGGAATGAACTCCTCCTCGGATACATCCCGGGTGTGGATTTTCCAGCGACGTCTGCCTTTGGTTTGGTAGAGAAATACATCGTAGTCATCGATGTGGGGTCCGACCGAGCCTTGGTCGGTGGCGTAACTCACCATGACATCATCGAGCCGCCAGTCGGGGATAAAGTGGAAATAGTCCAGCAGCCCCGCAATCTCCGGCAGATGTTTATCCACATCCTGCACCAGCAAGGTCCAGTGGCTCTCCGGCAGATCGGCGAAGATGGCTTCATCGAATGGTCCGTAGCGGGCCTCCCAGGGTGTGGCGCCATCCTTTTCAAGTACCAGGCGGGACTCGATGTTTTCATCGCACGCCATACCGGCCAGTTCATCCGCTTCGAGACCGCATTCAAAGCCGGGTAGCGGATTGTGTAGCAGCAGAGGTTTGCGTTGCCAATATTCGGCAAGAAATTGTTGTGCCGATATACCCTCGGGAAATTGCAAGTTCTGCATTAGTGCTCAATCCGTTCTGTTGTAGTTTCAGTGGCTGAAGATTGCTATATATCGGCGGTTTGCTCCTTGGCATTACCGGTATAGTTCATCGGGGTCAGGCGCTTCAGCGCTGCCTTTGCATGCTCAGGGATATCCAGTTGATCGACAAACTGCTGCAGCTGTTCAGGTGTTATGCGTTGACCGCGTGTCAATTCTTTCAGCTTTTCGTAGGGCTTTTCGATGTCGTAACGCCGCATTACCGTCTGAATCGGTTCCGCAAGCACTTCCCAGTTCTGTGCCAGGTCGTCGAGCATGGTCTGGCCATCGGCTTCGAGCTTGTCCAGGCCCCGCTGTATCGATTGCAGGGCGATGCTGGTATGAGCCATGCCCACCCCGAGATTGCGCAATACTGTGGAATCGGTCAGGTCCCGTTGCCAGCGGGAGATGGGAAGTTTGGCGGCAAGGTGGTCGAAGATCGCGTTCGCAATACCCAGGTTGCCTTCACCATTCTCAAAATCGATGGGGTTGACCTTGTGCGGCATGGTGGATGAACCGATCTCGCCGGCGACGGTTTTTTGTTTGAAATACCCCAGGGATATGTAACTCCAGGTATCACGGCAGAAATCGATCAGTATGGTATTCATGCGCGCGACGGCATCGAACAGCTCAGCTATGTAGTCATGGGGTTCGATCTGGATTGTATAGGGATTCCAGGCGATGCCCAGACTCTCGACGAACTGTTTGGCGAAGCCCTGCCAGTCGACTTCAGGGTAGGCGGCCAGGTGGGCGTTGTAGTTGCCGACAGCGCCGTTGATCTTGCCCAGCAGCTGTGTGGATGCGATCTGTTCCCGTTGACGACGCAGTCGGTAGACCACATTTGCCAGCTCCTTTCCCATGGTGGTCGGGGATGCCGGCTGTCCATGGGTGCGACTGAGCATGGGTTGATCAGCCAGTTGGTGAGCCAATTGCCTGATGCTGCTGATCAAATCGTCGATCAGTGGCAGCAGAACCTGACCACGTCCTTCACGCAGCATCAGTGCGTGGGAGAGATTATTGATATCTTCCGAGGTGCAGGCAAAGTGGAAGAATTCACTGATGCCTTCCAGTTCCTCATTCCCGGCAATCTTCTCCTTGAGAAAATACTCAACCGCCTTGACGTCGTGATTGGTGGTGCGCTCGATATTCTTTACCCTTCGGGCATCCTCTTCACTGAAGTTGTCGACGATAGCATCGAGGATGTTGATGGCATGCTCACTGAGGGTGGATACCTCCAGCAGGTCATTATGTGTTGCCAACGCCTGCAGCCAACGTACTTCCACCAAGACCCGATGACGGATCAATCCGAATTCACTGAAAATAGGTCTTAGGTCGGCACTTTTGCTGCCATATCGGCCGTCGATGGGGGATACCGCTGTAAGCGAGGAGAGTTCCATAGGAGTCTGTCCACCAGGTTGTTGAAAAAAGCGTGGATTATACCCGATAGAGGTCTAAAACCCAGCATGCAGCATCTGCAGCCGGGCTCGCTACTGGCTCTCCTGGATCATTTTTCTCAACACATAGGGGAGTATGCCGCCGTGTTTGAAGTAGTTGACCTCATTCGGCGTATCGATACGCACCTTGACGGAGAATTGTCGCTCGCTGCCACTGTCTGACCTGGCGGTGAGCTGAATTTCATGCCCAGTCTGATCTCCCGGGGAGGGGATCTCAAAGCTCTCATCGCCCGTCAGGCCAAGGGATTCCGCACTCTCCCCGGGAAGAAACTGGAGTGGCAGAATTCCCATACAGACTAGGTTGGTGCGGTGGATGCGCTCATAACTCTCTGCGATCACCGCACGCACACCCTGGAGGGCCGGTCCCTTTGCTGCCCAGTCCCGGGAGGAACCCGATCCATACTCCTTGCCGGCAATGATGATCACAGGTACGGATTCCTCACGATAGCGCATGGCGGCGTCATAGATACTCATCTCCTCCTCAGAAGGGAGATGGCGGGTAACCCCGCCCTCGGAGCCGGGGAACAGCTTGTTGCGCAGGCGGATGTTGGCGAAGGTACCGCGCATCATGACTTCGTGATTGCCACGGCGGGAGCCGTAGGAGTTGAACTCTTCCGGTTTGACCCCCTTCTCGGTCAAGTAGAGCCCGGCAGGACTGTCGGCCTTGATCGCGCCCGCAGGAGAGATATGATCCGTGGTGACGGAGTCCCCCAGCCAGGCCAGGCAGCGGGCAGCGCTGATATCCTCAAGTGGCTTGATTACCAGGGACATTTCCTCGAAATAGGGAGGGTGGCGAATATAGGTGGAGTCTTCATCCCACTCGAAGCTATCACCTGTGGGTGCTTCCAATGTTTGCCAGCGCTCGTCACCGTCGAACAGTGACGAGTAACTGCAGTAGAAGGCCTCGCGATTCAGATTGGCGGCGATGCAATCGGCTATCTCCTTACTGGATGGCCAGATATCCTTGAGAAACACAGGTTTGCCATCGGTGCTTGTGCCCAAAGGCTCGCTATAGAGGTCTACATTCATGGTGCCGGCAATGGCATAGGCGACCACCAGAGGTGGGGATGCCAGATAGTTCATACGCACTTCCGCATGTACACGACCTTCAAAATTCCGGTTACCCGATAGCACTGATGCCACTGTCAGGTCGCCATCGCTGATCGCCTTGGAGACCGCCTCCGGCAGGGGGCCGGAGTTTCCGATACAGGTGGTGCATCCATAGCCCACCAGGTCAAATCCCAGGTTCTCCAGAGGCTTGTTCAGCTCCGCCTGCTCCAGATACTGCATCACCACCCGGGAACCAGGGCCGAGAGAGGTCTTGACCCAGGGTTTGACGGTGAGGCCATGAGCGATTGCCTTCTGAGCCAGCAGACCCGCGCCGATCATAACCGTGGGATTGGAGGTATTGGTACAGGATGTGATCGCTGCGATCACCACGGCACCATCGCCGATATCGGCGGATGCACCATGGATATTGGTGGAGACCGATTGATATTCACCACCGTTGAAGACCTTTACCGCTTCGACGAAATCCGCTTTGGCGTCTTTCAGTGAGATCCGGTCCTGGGGGCGTTTGGGGCCGGCAAGGCTGGGTTCTATCTGTGACAGATCGATCTCCAGGGTCTCACTGT comes from the Candidatus Thiodiazotropha sp. CDECU1 genome and includes:
- a CDS encoding GNAT family N-acetyltransferase → MTQSDYTIRKAKWPEERELLRQVREPVFVEEQGVPQAMEWDDDDMMAYHLLALDQAQRPIATARLLGNGQIGRMAVLPEWRNQGIGTALLLTLIQHADSIGLQSLFLHAQTSAEPFYAKAGFTADGDHFMEAGIEHQKMVLSFNQDMAEELFLAQLGKTPELFHLHTVEDHQAHATCMVRQAKRHLSIFTRTLDPQIFDTPPFVDAVQQLATRSRFSRIRILLQDNTLVVQQGHQLVELAQRLSTAIEIRIPGDEYMDYEENFMLVDELGYLHRKQAVNLIGTACYNDRYRANRMQTIFNEAWEFGTPDRELARLHL
- a CDS encoding cupin domain-containing protein, whose protein sequence is MQNLQFPEGISAQQFLAEYWQRKPLLLHNPLPGFECGLEADELAGMACDENIESRLVLEKDGATPWEARYGPFDEAIFADLPESHWTLLVQDVDKHLPEIAGLLDYFHFIPDWRLDDVMVSYATDQGSVGPHIDDYDVFLYQTKGRRRWKIHTRDVSEEEFIPDLELRILPEFEAEQEWLLEPGDMLYLPPNVAHWGIAEGECMTCSVGFRAPSMHEMATAWFEAALDDRMPPQRYRDPPLKPQTAPGEILPSSLDEFKALLEECLHRGRQNDRWFGRFVTEAKEHLQIYPRTKPLNEKAFHNRFREQAVIHRHHYARMAFSRNEHDGYDTLYVNGQDYTLPSDTGDFLPVLSHYRVLHFGYLQEWLEQPVYLSLLCRLYNDGHLQFGDDTE
- the acnA gene encoding aconitate hydratase AcnA; translated protein: MSSSFGAESELSVNGNSYQIFRLDSLKNTHRLPFSIRILLENLLRHEDGVTVTADDIQAVANWDPQAEPNREIQYRPARVLMQDFTGVPAVVDLAAMRDAMVGLGGDASMINPLQAAELVIDHSVQVDHFGDASAFELNAKLEFQRNKERYQFLKWGQGAFSSLKVVPPDTGIVHQVNLEYLARVIYGEEKNGVLQAFPDTLVGTDSHTTMINGIGVLGWGVGGIEAEASMLGQPISMLVPKVVGVKLTGVLPEGCLATDLVLTIVERLREHGVVGKFVEFYGPAIASMPMGDRATIANMGPEYGATCGLFPIDQETLDYLRLTNRSDDQVALVEAYAKAQGMFHTPDSPEAEYSETLEIDLSQIEPSLAGPKRPQDRISLKDAKADFVEAVKVFNGGEYQSVSTNIHGASADIGDGAVVIAAITSCTNTSNPTVMIGAGLLAQKAIAHGLTVKPWVKTSLGPGSRVVMQYLEQAELNKPLENLGFDLVGYGCTTCIGNSGPLPEAVSKAISDGDLTVASVLSGNRNFEGRVHAEVRMNYLASPPLVVAYAIAGTMNVDLYSEPLGTSTDGKPVFLKDIWPSSKEIADCIAANLNREAFYCSYSSLFDGDERWQTLEAPTGDSFEWDEDSTYIRHPPYFEEMSLVIKPLEDISAARCLAWLGDSVTTDHISPAGAIKADSPAGLYLTEKGVKPEEFNSYGSRRGNHEVMMRGTFANIRLRNKLFPGSEGGVTRHLPSEEEMSIYDAAMRYREESVPVIIIAGKEYGSGSSRDWAAKGPALQGVRAVIAESYERIHRTNLVCMGILPLQFLPGESAESLGLTGDESFEIPSPGDQTGHEIQLTARSDSGSERQFSVKVRIDTPNEVNYFKHGGILPYVLRKMIQESQ
- the purB gene encoding adenylosuccinate lyase translates to MELSSLTAVSPIDGRYGSKSADLRPIFSEFGLIRHRVLVEVRWLQALATHNDLLEVSTLSEHAINILDAIVDNFSEEDARRVKNIERTTNHDVKAVEYFLKEKIAGNEELEGISEFFHFACTSEDINNLSHALMLREGRGQVLLPLIDDLISSIRQLAHQLADQPMLSRTHGQPASPTTMGKELANVVYRLRRQREQIASTQLLGKINGAVGNYNAHLAAYPEVDWQGFAKQFVESLGIAWNPYTIQIEPHDYIAELFDAVARMNTILIDFCRDTWSYISLGYFKQKTVAGEIGSSTMPHKVNPIDFENGEGNLGIANAIFDHLAAKLPISRWQRDLTDSTVLRNLGVGMAHTSIALQSIQRGLDKLEADGQTMLDDLAQNWEVLAEPIQTVMRRYDIEKPYEKLKELTRGQRITPEQLQQFVDQLDIPEHAKAALKRLTPMNYTGNAKEQTADI